GGGTCTGATGCCTCCAGATATGCAGGAATAGATACACAGCAATCTCAACGTCTGCGCTATCGGAGCGTCTCGCGATATTAGTTCTTCGATTCCATCGAACTGGCTTGACGGGTCGGCTCCCGCGGCAAGATTTTGTTGGACCTCTAAAAGTCCTTTAAATTCGTCTGTTCTGGTGTGTTTCATAATCTCTTCTGCCAGACCCGTGTGCGTCTTCACGCTCTGTTGCTCCTGTTGATATCCTGGCAGTTGGCTGACAAAATCCTTGAGCTCTGCAATAGTCTTGGTTTTGTGTTTACTTTCGTAATCGCTTTGTACCTTTTGCAGTCGCCTAGCCACTTTGTTGAGTAAACtaccaacaatggcaaagtTGGCGTCTCGTAGCTGTTCGTATAGCTTGTCGGTCGAGTCTAATTGTATCGTTCGCTTGCGACTTTGTGAGGTTGCAGCCGACGCCTGCGCTGGTGCGCCAACGACAGTCGTGTCAACCTTGGTCTGGTTATTGTGAATTTCGAAGACTTCATCTATGAGGCCTTCATATGTGAGTTGAGTAAGTAACGGTGTGACAAAGTCAACCTCGCGATCAATGATAATGACGCTCTCGTTTGTTGTACTAGGCGTCAGCCCGATCTTATTTGCTTCAGCTGTGCCTTCGCCGGcaagaagctcttggcgCATACGTGAAAGCAGATCTGCGACACGCTTTGCATTATCGCCCTTTCCGATCACTCGCGGGAAGAGACCGTGGTTTTGTTGTATTTCCATAAGGGCTTTCGCCATTAGGAAGTTTGGCGTAACGTCCTTCGAGAGGTACAGGTCGCGAAACGAGCCGTCGAGCTCCAAGGACAGTACATCTTTCTccaaaggaaagaaggaaagtGGCAGTTCGGAAATATTGACGTCGCCCAATACTCCGGCATCTTCAAGCAGCTTGTCAGATACGAGGGTTCGGCGAGGGATCCAAAAGATGTGAAACTCGTGCCCTGTTTGGCTTTCGCGCTGTATGCGTTTGATCTGGGCTAGGTCAGGGTCAGATTGCGTTTCTCAGAATGTGAAGATCTCCACAAACCTGCTATGGTTTCGGCATGGCGACCGCACTCGCCCCGAGAAATGAAGACGACATTGCGCTGGCTTGTATCGGCGTTGTCATTCTCCAAAATGAAGAACTTATCCACTCCATATTCTTGAAGAGTTGCGACTTTGACTATAGTTCCGATTGGACCGACAAGACTCTGATCGAGGATGACATTTTTCTTTCCGCGGACCTAGATAGAAGTGAGGTGTGAGTTGGGATCGCGACATATGAACGAGGCAACTTGAAAGTCGCGGGGCAAGGCGGTGGGAACATACGCCTTCAAGCAAATACAGCAGGTCTTTGCGGGCCTTATTTCGAATTTGCTCGATACTGAATTCTATACGAGGAGCCATTTGCACGGCTCAAAACGACTGACGGAATTGGAGAAGGGAATGTTGGGAGGAGCAGGAATGAGTGAGCTCAACCAGTTATACTGAGATTGTGAATGGATGATGGGTCAGTCAGGTACAGgttgttggagctggagcttccaTACGGATACCTACCATGTGGATGACGGCAGTAAAGTGGGGGCCGTTGCAGAGCGCTAGGGACCAACCTCTCAGCTCTTAACCACCATTTATTGACATGTGGGGCCGATCATGAATGCCCATCTCTGAATAGCTTCATAGGATGTCAAAATTGTTAAATTTTACATCATTTTATATGACTTACAGTATCTATTCGGGGATAGTATTGTTCATAGGGCATACATCTAGATAGACATCTCCCACTCCAGGGCTTGCTTAGATATCTTACCATGTATTGCATTGAACAATCGCTTGCAAGAGCAAGTCAGGTAATTGTCTTGACAATTTTTCTTTATCATTGTAAGCCATCATGATATAAAAGGGCTCCAAGTGCTTGGCAGGGAAACCTTTGTGCCATCTTCATGATATCCACGCTACGGCCATGTGTGCATTCAAGATGCTTATGCATAGGCAGGCTTGGGTCTATACAAATACGCATCTTCGACAGCCGTGCCCTAGTAGCAAATTCAAAGCCTAAATCCCATAACATGACCCCCTTCAGCCACTGGATGATCgtcccaaacgccaaacgAATGCTATTAATATCCACAATCATGTCTCTGCCCAGAGTTCAAATGTTGACCACCGGATCTAGACGGTATTGTCGTGGTAGAGAAACTCGATGTCTCGGGGTCGTTGTCTGTTGCCTCGCACGAAGTCTTCGTCACCGGGAGGTCGCTCATCCTTGTCGTTGCTCGTCAACATGCTTTGAATGCTCATACAGACGCTGGAAACACTTTGGACAGGACTCCAGCCCTGCTGGCCAAGCAAATCTAGGCAGATGATGCCGTTGGAGTAGATGTGGGGGTGCATTGGAATCGGACGGTCGGTTTGCTTGTTGAAGGTTACCTCTGGGGGTTCTGTAGACCAGTTAGCATCTTTGCAGGGACAAAACGTCAGAGGCGACATACCTATGGGATACATCTTGGGGAAGTGGAACTTGAGACGATAGATTTGATCTTTGTAAAGCGGATTCTCGTCGAGCACCTGGATGTCGACGAACCAGTCGCCGGCAACGCTGTCGTTTCGCTCTATCAATGTGATCCCAGGAGGCATTCCGTCCTTGTGCATCTGTGGGGCACAATGTCAGTCGAGTCCATCCATGTTCTTGCTTATGAAGGCACAAGAGAGATTAGAACCAACCTTGCCTAGCTCCTTGACCAAACGCCTATCCCGTGTGGCTCCAGCCATGGTAAATGATGTGCAGTTGcgctcttctcttgttgGGGTCGAAACTTTGCTGTTTAGGTAGTGCGGTATGGTAGAAGAAGACGTTGCGGATGATCAAGATGTAAGTGAAAGGTTGAAGGTTAATCGATGGTCCGAACTCTGTAGAACAGACAAACATTGACCTTGAACCCAAGGAGGGGCCGCTTGCGGCGCTGCGCCCACAATAGATGACCCCCCATCTGAGAACAGCCTCACAATTAGTTGTGATTGGTTCGTAATTTACTGAAACCGGGCGGTTCTCTTACAGCTGCTGCACGAGTGTGTTGTTTTCGTTTTTTAACATGAGTCAATCAAGTTTCATTGGGATTTTCAACATTATTAATTCCATCGCTCCATCTGCTTTCTGGGTTCGACTGGGCCCCAAAAGTATCTCGCAAAACCCTCAGGATCGACAGTAAGTAAATCAACTGAGCTAGACCCATAATTTGATTCGTGTTGTGCTATTGGGTGGACATCTAACGATTGTGTTTGGCTTTCATTCTACGCTATTATCGTCTCTTGGAGGTTTATCTGTCTATAAACAAATGTGAAGATTTTATATTTGCAATATCGCTGACTTGGTAGATATTTAAACCAGTGCTGGGGGAGGCCAGGCTGATGTATGGATAATTGAAGCTTGCCAAAGTACCTAAGGTTTAAAGTAAAGGCAGACAGGTCATTCGACATTAGGTATTGTAGTCAGATAATCTTTGGACCTGCGCAAGTTTGGTGGTGTCTTGTGATTTCTGAAGTCTAATATCGACTTTTGTCTCTCACTTTGCAGCTTTAAGCAATATAAGACAGGGCTCAAAGAGCAACCTTGAGGTCTATGCAAGGTATATACCTATCCAGAGCGATATGCCCGGATACCGGtagcttggctttggcccGTGGTCATCTTGATACAATCATTCTTATGTGAGAACTCTATGTAGATCATAGCGGCTGTGAAACGAACCAGGTGCCTTACCTTAACGTGATTATCTGCAACCTCAAACAGCCACCAGCCTATCTACTCTCCATTTGATTCAAAGTTCTATTTCAACATCGATGTGTCTTCTATTAGGGTAAAGCTCTCTGATTGCCTGTACTACCTGATACTTCCCCAGATCTTAGATAGTACCTAGATACGCATCCCTTCATGGCTAGCTCAAATTGACACAAATAGGTATATGATACATGCACCGTAAGCGGCCTTGTGTGAGGCTTTCTGTATGGAATCAAGAGGCATCCTGATCTCAAAATGGTGATATCAATCATGATGACATCTGTTTAGAATTTGTTCTTTGCTCAGCCACTCTATCAACCTAGACGAAAATTAGACACAATAGAAGCGATCCACAACGACTCAGCCTCACCTGCAACATAATAGCATATGCAATCTAATGGGGGTAACCAGCATTACAGCACATCTTAAGTTCCCTGTCAGCATCCATCTGATGGATCCGGAGATGCCTTCAGCCcacctcatctcatctcaaatATGGACTGTACCGTATTACAGAGGTAACGGCCTAGACCGGGCTGAGCCACACCCTGTCGGCAGCCAACCATAGTTGACATGGCCCAACCCCATAACATCAGGTAGCGCTAAATCCCTCCAGGTTAGTTTGGGTCCGGTCGAATACGGCGCTCTGTCTGCCCTGGCTGTCGCGCGGGCTGTCAGCAACCTGGCCCAAGCAGTGTAGTGGAGGCCGATCCCCTGGCTTCCAACCAAATATATACCTAATGGGATCAGCTTGTAGTCGTCGCAAGTTCCGTCACCTTAATTAACAAGGATCGCCTTGTCGtcccttctccctctcttcttcttacaAAAACAGTCCTCCCCTCGTTATTGCAGAGGCGTGGTTTATCATAAACCAGCATTCTTTGCGCCCGAGACCTGATTGTCATACGTGCGGCCTTGGCTTTGCATTCTTCCATTTAGAAGGCGAGACACGGACCCCGTCTTGTCGTCGCTTTCCCCTCCATTCAGATTCTTGATCTCCAGCTGTCTCCAAAATCCAACGGGTCGCTATCCGACTACCCCGCCAACATGAGTTGTAAGTTGCGACTATTCGCAGCCTCGTTCTGCTCCCCGCTCTGCATCACGTCTTGAGCTCGcaagctgcttcttccaTAAATCTGCGCTTGTCGTTCTTCCATTTTGAACTATTTGCTGATCATGGCCGCCTCTCTAGTCGCCGGCATGCTAAACAGGCTTCACGGCCAACCCGAGAGCTACGATAAGAAGTGCGCGATTCGATACCCCTCTATTCCGAAGCCTCAATATCCTAACAATGCCTTTCTCACAGAGCCAAGTACAAGTTCGGTCGAACCCTCGGTGCTGGAACATATGGAGTTGTTCGTGAGGCCGATGGCCCTACCGGCAAGGTCGCTGTAaagatcatcctcaagcGAAATGTCAAGGGCAACGAGCAAATGGTCTATGACGAGCTCGAGATGCtgcagaagctcaagcatCCTCACATCGTCAAGTTTGTCGATTGGTTTGAGTCAAGGGTAAGCTTATTCCGACCTCAAACACCGTGCCCTTTGATTTTGGGTCAGCGGCTTCAGTCCCTGGCCCAGCTGGCAACCCCCTCTTTCCGCCTGGGAAATGCGCTGTAGCTCACCTATTTTGATCCACTAGGACAAGTTCTACATTGTTACACAGCTCGCTACTGGCGGCGAGCTTTTCGACCGTATCTGCGAACAGGGCAAGTTCACCGAGAAGGATGCCGCTGAAACTATCAAGCaagttcttcttgctgtCGATTTCCtccacaagaacaacattgTTCACAGAGGTGCGTGATATCAACGGATCATATTGTGGTCCATCAACTGACCCCATCTGTAGATCTCAAGCCCGAGAATCTTCTCTACCTCAACCGAGACCCCGAATCCGACCTCGTGCTGGCCGACTTTGGtatcgccaagatgcttgaCGGAAAGGGTGAATCGCTCAAAACTATGGCTGGTTCCTTTGGTTATGCTGCCCCCGAAGTGATGCGTAAGGAAGGCCACGGAAAGCCCGTAGACATGTGGTCTATGGGTGTCATCACTTACACTCTGCTCTGTGGTTACTCGCCTTTCCGAAGCGAGAACCTCCAGGATCTCATCCGAGAATGCACTGATAACTCTGTCGTCTTCCACGAACGCTACTGGAAGGATGTCAGCAACGATGCCAAGGACTTCATCCTGAAGCTTATCGATCCCGATGCTGACAAGCGTTGGACTAGCGAGGTAAGCTATCACCGTCGTCTCTACATCACGCACCAGCTGACTCTGTGACACAGGAAGCGTTAGGCCACATCTGGCTCACTGGTGAGAATGCCACTGACTACAACTTGTTGCCCGAGATCAAGTCGTTCCGCGCCAGAAGCCGATTTAGGCGTATCatcgaaaagatcaagctcCAGGCCCGTATcgaaaagctcaaggctaTGGAGGAGGATCCCGACAACTCAGATCTGTCGGCAATCTTCTCCGAGGTTGCCAGAGCAAAGCTTGCAGACGAAAAGGAGGAACGAGAGGTTCTCCGCATCACGCAAGAGGTCGAAAAGGAGGTCAAGCGACGCAGCTTCCAGGCTTAAGAACAATATTTGTGTTCGTTATAGACTGCAAGAATCTTGCTTTATTCCAGCGTACACATCGATATGTGACTTTACAAAATGTCAAGGCAGTGGTTTCAAATAAGAAAGATGGGGATGCCAGATACAATAAGTTGGGGCGAGATGATGGACAGGGAACTTGGACCAAAATCCATGTATGTCTCATCGGTATGGTCAAAGCGATTAATTGATTTCAAGCAATGCGTCTGGGTAGAGAAAGTGATGAATTTGTCACCTCATTCATTAAAGTGTATTTCATGTTTTGATTGTCGATGAGGCTGCATATTGAATACTATCCATGCTCTATAAAGTGGTATCATATAATTCAGTCAATAGCAAtgcccttgttcttcctcttAAGCTAAAGAACCAGTCTTTATTGTGCCCTCATTATCCATTCCCAACCCACGCGTCAAGCGCAGCCCTGGAACATATTGCTAGTTCCTCTTCGTGGTATCATTTAAATCTTATAAACATAACTACATGGTAAAAGGTAAACCGCACATTTTCGCCTTTCTTAAATGAAGTGTTAGTGTCAGACCACTATGATATTGTGGTCGTCATTCCATGTCTGCTGAAGCGCTTTCACGCAAATCAGCATACCGTCGCACGTCGAATCGTTTACGTTCCCAACCCTTTGCCCTCAACCGCTCAATTCTTGCCTGTAGCTCTGGTGATCGAGCCTTGTCGGCGTTTGGTGTGGCAGATGCAGCCGGGACCACAACCCTTCTGGGTGGTGATAGcggcttctcttcctctcgtACAAtactttgctgctggtccAGCTCCGCCTCGATGAAATTGAGATGTCGAAAGACCTGGCGTTGCAGACCGGAAAGAAGGGCACTGTAGCGATGCACAGAACGAGCATGACGAAAAGGGTCAAGCTCTGATTGCATTTGAGGCGCAGCCTCGTTCTGTGCAGAGCGTGGTGTGAGGATCGATCGGGGAGTCTGTGATGAGGAGGTCCGGAGAGCTGGTGGTATAGAAGATTCATTTCCAGAGAATTCAGGTGACGATGAGCGTGCAGGTCCCAGGAAGCTACCGAGGCCGAGTGTTGGTGAATCTGGGCGCTCGAGTAACTCCATGGGCACATCGCTGAATgtcactctcttcttctttcgttTGTAGGTGGGTGCACTTtggatggatgatattgatgatgcAGGAGATAGGCTGTGGGACGACgtccatgttgatgaaacaTATGAGCTCACAGAGCTATCGGCTGAGTGAAGGCAAGGCAGTGTCGTCGTGGTTCCAGATGGCCTTCGTAACAAAGCCGGGCCGACAGTTGAATCTGCGGCATTGATGAGTGTCGACGCGCGTTGGTAGTGGTCACGAGCCTGGTAAAGGAGTGTAGTGCGTGCTGGTACACCCTGATCAAGTGCACGAGCGAGCATCTCGAGCGAGTTGGCAGCGTAAAAATGAAGGTAAATGAGATAGGCTGGCTCAACAATACTCTGTGTAACGTTAGACTTATACTTTGTCTTCACGTTGACAAGACAACTTACAGAATCCTCGAGCTTATTCAAGATATCGCTGCACCTAGTCGTACAAGGACGGTAACGGCAGTTGATAAATTCTTTTTTGACATCGGCAATAACATTTGACCACTCAGTAGACGTAAAAGGTAGAGCGTTCATTGTTTCTTGGCTCGTCCGGGGGGGCCATTCAGGGACTGAGGAGGCGCGGCAAGTCTCTTTGCGCGACGACATGGATAACGATGATGCTCGCGAATGCCAGGGCGAAGAAGTGGTTGCATGAATTGGTTGAGGCAATAAAGCAGCCATGTTAATGGGTGATATCGCGCGGTAGAGGCAGTCCCAAGGCTCGTATCCGGGTGTTGGGATCAAAGTCTCGAGGCAAAGTGGGCAGAGGCTGTTCCGGGGCGTTACAATATAAGAGTCCGGACTGAAGGCGGCGGCGCGCGTGGCGTGGCCAAAGTTTGTGCAGCCAATATGCCAATATGATGTTACCAGCGATGGTTCGTTGTCAattcagttcagttcagctCAGTTCCTCATGGTCAGTCTTATGCATAGACTGTGACCTCGTAGGACAGAAGACTCGAGGACTGTGACGTGACGCGCGAGTGTCTTTAATGGCCTCCCCTGGTAAGGAGGGGCAAAAGAGAGACACGTCTGAGTCTTTCCGTAAATTGATTGGTGAGACAATGGACGAGTCAATGGTTAGTTCCGCAGCACGAGGCGAGTTTGCAAGTGACAAGTTGTTGAAAGCCGGACTTGGGAGTTTGAGATCGCGTTGAGAtggcagagacaagacaagacgtCTTATCAGAGTGATGAGTTTTTGAACGTTGGAAAACGGAAAACGGACGGGAAATACACATGTTTGTGTGATCGTGGTGCTTGCGGGTAGTCAACAATTCGACTGGAATTCAAGATATCCGAAAgcggttggtgttgagcaTATAAACGCCACATCGACAAACCATGTAGCCAGTGTCAAAGTCGTCCAGGTGACGAACGCAACTCCGATAGCTATGGCTATCGGCTACAATGCCCCCGTGGTCGGGAACACCGATCTCTGGGCAACGAAGATCGCTGCTGGGCTTGGTCTCGCCCTTTGTGTCAGCGGCGCTTGGTTGCTAGGCGGTTTTACAATAGttgtgacgacgacgacgacgctgTTGGTAATAATATAGTCATTGATAGACAAGGCTAGTTAAAGTGCCATTGTTGATACAAATGATTCATCGCAAACACTGGTGGGGGAAACATGACTGGCAGAGTCGCTGTGACTTACACGATGTGGGATATTGGAGTTGAGAAGGGCTGAATAACAAAGTGTGTGTCTTGTCACACTTGCACACTTGATTGAGCCAGCAGGCACTAACACAAAGTCAGAAACTACTTAATCTTGATTCATCCACAAACAGGGATGGCACACACTCGTGGGATGACAGATTCAACCCGAGCACTAGCTTCCACCCTCGCTCGACGAATATACTCGGCCTCGTCCTTCGGGCTAGGTTCAGCTGATTGTGCTATGTTGCCTCAGTTCGAATCAACGTTGCTCTACTGTAAGAAGGTTCAAATATGCCTCATCTGTTTGCCTTGATCACCGCCCTGATACGCGAAGAAACTTCAAAGATGCATTTCTTCCTTGAAAAACCTCGACAGTCACACTCGAGATGTAGGTGGTCTACGATCCTGCACTGTAGTCTAGTGTATTCCGATTAAGCCCAACTTAGGTTCTAGGTTTCGCGCCGCCTATCCGCGCGATGTTTAGATCATCTTGTGGGTGGGCCGACCCGATGACCGCGGGGCCGCATCGATCTCTTATCTCTATACAGGGGTTCCATCTCTTTCGTTCCTTTTGTGTTGTTTCATGGTCGTTGTGCTGAAACCGGCCATGTGCGGACCATTTCCAATGAATATAGCAATCGGCGTATGTGAATGTTGGGCACTGGTGGGGATGACGTGGATGACCTGGCTGATAGACACGAAACAAAGAGTGACAGGTTACAACATAGTATAACGCGGACCGCACTGGACCGCACTCGCAGTACAAAAGGTACTGCCGGGCTTGGTGGCGTGAACATCAAAACGCCAGCGTCTCGGTTCCAGAAGATTGGTTCAAACAGCCAGTTGAAATAGCAGTCAAGGTCCAACCCTCACGCCCTCTGCTGCGTATTTTTCAGGTGGCAGCAACATCTCGCGGCCTAGCCCGCTCATCGACTATCGACGGTTGCGAATGCAGGTCCGCCTGATGCAGAAATCGTTGGCGGTTGCGGGAATTGATATGTTGTGAGCTGCATATGTGCAACTTGGTACCTGCGTCTCTGGTCAATTGAGGCTCAGGTCCCGCTTTCTAGACCCCGCTCTgtgtctctgtctttgtctctgtttctgtctttgtttCGGCCTGGGGATCCTGTTTGCTCCCGAGAACGTCGGCTGCCGTAAGCGGGGGCTGGTTACGGTCAG
This is a stretch of genomic DNA from Fusarium graminearum PH-1 chromosome 4, whole genome shotgun sequence. It encodes these proteins:
- a CDS encoding calcium/calmodulin-dependent protein kinase, coding for MSFAGMLNRLHGQPESYDKKAKYKFGRTLGAGTYGVVREADGPTGKVAVKIILKRNVKGNEQMVYDELEMLQKLKHPHIVKFVDWFESRDKFYIVTQLATGGELFDRICEQGKFTEKDAAETIKQVLLAVDFLHKNNIVHRDLKPENLLYLNRDPESDLVLADFGIAKMLDGKGESLKTMAGSFGYAAPEVMRKEGHGKPVDMWSMGVITYTLLCGYSPFRSENLQDLIRECTDNSVVFHERYWKDVSNDAKDFILKLIDPDADKRWTSEEALGHIWLTGENATDYNLLPEIKSFRARSRFRRIIEKIKLQARIEKLKAMEEDPDNSDLSAIFSEVARAKLADEKEEREVLRITQEVEKEVKRRSFQA